A genomic segment from Corylus avellana chromosome ca5, CavTom2PMs-1.0 encodes:
- the LOC132182527 gene encoding probable inactive leucine-rich repeat receptor-like protein kinase At3g03770, giving the protein MGYLCFLFLVVVSWVLFIPSTYGLQTSQTQVLMQLRKQLEYPSSLQIWENYGGDFCSLSSSVHMSISCQGNFLTELKIMGDKLVKVSKFNGFAIPNKTLSGSFSIDSLVTTLTRLPSLRVLSLVSLGIWGPIPDKIHRLSSLELLDLSSNFLYGSVPSEVSRLVKLHTLALDSNYFNDTIPGWLNLFSNLTILSLKSNGLTGQIPFSVCKIQTLTDLALSHNGLSGKLPDLSTLTSLHLLDLRENHLDSELPVMPQGLVTALLSKNSFSGKIPEQFGALGHLQHLDISFNNLSGTPPSALFSLPNISYLNLASNMLGGSLPNELSCGGKLGFVDLSNNKLIGGLPSCLNSTSDKRVVKFDGNCLSVDSQHQHQGSYCKEAVMRGKQSRGRDIAVTVALITGAVLLMVILAFGALFLSRKYRSRRAQEQHILPKIVQENTPTGVSSEFLANARFISQAAKLGTQGAQVCRLFSFEELREVTNGFDSSMFLGKGSMGKLYRGRLENGTYVAVRSLSLVKKFSVQNLKVQLDLLSKLRHPHLVGLLGHCIDGTGKDDYSGTKAFLIYEYVPNGNYHTHLSEYCPEKVLEWSARLRILIGVAKAVHFLHTGVIPGCFNNRLKTNNILIDEHQVAKLSDYGMSIITGEIEKSEAKGERLKSCHQTNSQDDVYNFGFILLESLVGPIVTGKGETFLLNEMASFSSQDGRKRIVDPIVLTTCSQESLSIVIAITSKCISPEPSSRPSFEDVLWNLQYAAQVQATADADQKSDSTSV; this is encoded by the exons ATGGGGTATTTGTGCTTCTTGTTTCTAGTGGTTGTTTCATGGGTTTTGTTCATTCCAAGCACTTATGGGTTACAAACTTCCCAGACACAAGTCTTAATGCAGCTAAGAAAGCAATTGGAGTACCCTTCTTCATtgcaaatttgggaaaattacGGGGGCGATTTCTGTAGCCTCTCTTCATCTGTACATATGAGCATCTCATGCCAGGGAAACTTTTTAACTGAGCTCAAAATTATGGGAGATAAGCTTGTCAAGGTCAGTAAGTTCAATGGATTTGCTATTCCCAATAAGACTCTATCTGGAAGTTTCTCTATTGATTCCTTAGTTACCACATTGACAAGGCTACCCAGCTTAAGGGTTCTTAGCTTAGTGTCTTTGGGGATTTGGGGACCAATTCCTGATAAGATTCATAGGCTATCTTCGCTTGAACTTTTGGACTTGAGCTCAAACTTTTTGTATGGTTCGGTTCCATCTGAAGTATCCAGATTAGTTAAGCTTCATACTTTAGCACTGGATAGCAATTATTTCAATGACACTATCCCTGGTTGGTTGAACTTATTTTCGAATCTCACCATTTTGAGTTTGAAGAGTAATGGATTGACGGGTCAGATTCCTTTTTCAGTATGCAAAATCCAGACGCTCACTGATCTTGCCCTGTCTCATAATGGGCTTTCTGGCAAATTACCTGATTTGAGTACTTTAACCAGCCTACATTTATTGGATTTAAGAGAAAACCATTTGGATTCTGAACTACCAGTCATGCCCCAAGGATTAGTTACAGCACTACTGAGCAAGAACTCGTTCTCAGGCAAGATTCCTGAGCAATTTGGTGCATTGGGCCACCTTCAACACCTTGATATATCATTCAACAATCTGAGTGGAACTCCTCCCTCTGCATTGTTCTCCTTACCAAACATCAGTTATTTGAATCTAGCATCCAATATGCTCGGCGGGTCACTCCCAAATGAGTTAAGTTGTGGTGGCAAACTTGGGTTTGTGGATTTATCTAATAACAAGTTGATAGGTGGACTTCCTTCTTGCTTGAACAGTACTTCAGACAAGAGAGTTGttaaatttgatggaaattgtTTGTCCGTTGATTCCCAACATCAGCATCAAGGATCATATTGCAAAGAAGCCGTTATGAGGGGTAAACAGTCCAGAGGAAGAGATATAGCGGTAACAGTTGCTCTAATTACTGGAGCTGTTCTTCTTATGGTGATTTTGGCATTTGGGGCTCTATTCTTGAGTAGAAAATACCGTTCAAGAAGGGCACAAGAGCAGCATATATTGCCAAAGATTGTGCAAGAAAATACACCAACTGGGGTTTCCTCTGAATTCCTTGCAAATGCCA ggTTCATCTCTCAAGCAGCAAAGCTAGGGACGCAAGGTGCCCAAGTGTGTagattgttttcttttgaagagTTGAGGGAAGTGACAAATGGCTTTGATTCGTCAATGTTTCTTGGCAAAGGCTCTATGGGGAAG ctttacaGAGGGCGATTGGAGAATGGGACCTATGTCGCCGTACGATCTCTATCTTTAGTAAAGAAGTTTTCAGTTCAAAACCTTAAGGTTCAGCTTGATCTGCTGTCAAAGCTTCGCCATCCACATTTAGTTGGCCTCTTGGGTCATTGCATTGATGGTACAGGAAAAGATGATTACAGTGGCACCAAAGCTTTTCTTATATATGAATATGTTCCAAATGGGAATTACCATACCCACCTGTCAG AATATTGTCCAGAGAAGGTTCTTGAATGGTCAGCTAGGCTAAGAATTTTAATTGGAGTTGCCAAGGCTGTGCATTTTTTACATACTGGTGTAATTCCTGGTTGTTTCAATAACCGACTAAAAACGAACAATATATTGATTGATGAGCATCAAGTTGCAAAGCTCAGTGACTACGGGATGTCAATCATCACAGGAGAAATCGAAAAATCTGAG GCAAAGGGAGAACGCCTGAAATCATG CCATCAAACAAACTCACAGGATGATGTTTACAACTTTGGATTTATATTGCTTGAATCACTGGTTGGGCCTATAGTGACCGGAAAAGGCGAAACATTTCTCCTAAATGAAATG GCATCCTTTAGCAGCCAAGATGGCCGAAAACGGATTGTCGATCCAATTGTGTTGACCACTTGCTCACAAGAGTCGTTATCGATTGTCATAGCCATCACAAGCAAATGCATATCCCCCGAACCGTCGTCTCGGCCCTCTTTTGAAGATGTCCTTTGGAACTTGCAGTATGCAGCTCAAGTCCAGGCCACTGCTGATGCTGATCAGAAATCAGATTCTACGTCGGTGTAA